TTAAGGGAGCTTTTAAAAAGGTTTTTTGCAGGCTGTTTCCTTCTTCATCAAAATAGGCCAATTTTTCGTTTTGTTCAAAAGGAATGGCATAGAAGTCTTTACCGGAATTGGTGAAAATGGCAGCTTTCACGTTGAAGTCCTGCAAAGGTTTGTCTTCCACGTATGATTGTTCGTAAAGGACACGTACGGAATCACCTTTGGCTATGCCGTAGAAGTCGATGCTCCACGCGTAGATATCGGATAGCGTGACAGCGAGCATGGGGTCTGTCTGGGCATCAACCATGGCATTCCATAGATTGGAGTTTATAATTATATTAACTGTCTTTTCTTTGGTCACGATGTCTTTTTTACCCACGTAAACATCTGCGGTTTCCTTGAAATCTATGACGACGTATTCCAAGGCATTTTTTTCGTAAATGAAAAATTCCGGGGTGCGAAGACTGTCTTGTGCCAAGAAAAGAGTGTAGTTTTGACCTCTTCTGATACTTCGTACGTCAAAGACGTCCTTGCAGCGTTGGGAGATTTCATGGATCTTGGCTGGTGATACCTTGTATTTGGAAAGGATTAGAGAGAGATTCTCATTTTTCCCCACGGTACCCTCTTCTATAATAAAGTTTTCATCAGGGATACCGTATTTGTAATGAATTTGTTGTTGTTCGGTCGTGTCAACAACTTCCTCTACCGCACTGGCTTCTAATATCGCCTCCTTGTTTCCTCTGTTGCTGGGCCAAAAAATAATAATACCTAATATAAGCCCTATGGCAGCCCAAATCCAAATCCATTTCGTTTTTTTCATCTTTTCCGTTTGATTCCTAATGTTCACTCAAAATCCGGGATGCAAGTTAGGGGATTCCTCTTGAAACTGCAACAAGGGAGGAATGTTTTTTTATCCACATGATTTTCAATGTGTGAAAAGATTCTTAATGTTGTTATTAATAAAAAGTTAAAGTCATTTTTTTAATATTACTCCTATTAGGATTTTACTATTTTTGACAAAACACAATATAAAAAAATGTTCCTGATTTTTTGGTGTGTATTTGTTTTTGAAGTGATGATGTAAAAGTTGAAAATGTTATTTTCTTCTGAAAATACAAAATGGTGATTAATGTAATTTGATGTAAAACAACTTGTTGATGAATTTGAATATCTTAAAGATTTCATAAAGTTGATTTTTGAATAACACTAAATTGTTTTTGGAACGTCTTTTTATAAAGTTTATACCTGTTGTTGTAGACAATATTAATTTTAATAACAAGTTTATGGAAGAGCCAATTGTAAAAGTCGAACATTTGTCACATCGTTACAGCATTCAATGGGCCGTAAGAGACATTAGTTTCGAGATTCCCCGGAGGGGAATATACGGGTTGCTAGGGTCTAACGGGGCCGGAAAGTCAACCACGATGAATATTATTAGTGGAGTTATCAAGCAAACCGAAGGGCAGGTTTTTATCAAGGGCATTGATGCCCGTAAGAGACCGGTTGATGCGAAACGTCATATCGGTTTTTTACCGCAGAAACCACCTTTGTATGGTGATTTGACGGTGGAAGAGTATTTGATTCATTGTGCAAGATTGCGTTGGGTAGCTGATAAGGATATTATCCCGGCGGTGGATGAGGTGCTGGCAAAATGTGGTATAACTCATTTCCGTAAACGTTTGATCAAGAATTTATCCGGTGGTTATCAGCAACGGGTTGGTATCGCACAGGCTATCGTTCATAAACCTGATCTGGTTATCTTTGACGAGCCGACAAACGGGTTGGACCCGAACCAGATTATGGAGATCCGTCACTTGATCCGTGATATTGCCAAGGATCGTACAGTGATTCTTTCCACTCATATTTTGACTGAGGTTCAAGCCGTTTGTGATCATATTTTGATGATCGAGGAAGGTAAGCTCGTGTTTATGGGAACGGTGGATGAATTTGATAATTATATTATCCCGAATTCTCTCTATGTTTCAATGATAGATCCCCCCGTTGCCGACGAGTTGGCAAAGATCGAGGGCGTTCTTGGTGTGGAAGAGTTAGGAAACCGGAATTTCCGTATTCGTTTCACAGAAGCACAGGAGGTTATTGACCAGATCGTGAAACTAAGCGCCGCTAACGATTGGCGTTTGTCTGAGGTTCGGGTGGAGAAGAGTTCCCTCGATAATATATTCGCAGAATTATCTAAGAAAGCACATTAAAAAATCGGGTTATGTTTAAAATGATATATAATATAGCGAGGACGGAATTGCAGATGTTGTTCTATTCTCCTGTGGCGTGGCTAATTTTAGTTGTATTTGGAGTACAATCGGGAATGCTTTTTGCCGACCAATTGGCCGGGCTTGTGAGTTCTCAAGAAATGGGATATGATATTCAAGGTTCCACGATTAGTATCTTTGCCAGCAGATGGGGGGGAGTTTTCACCACGATGCAGAATTACCTGTATTTCTATATTCCTCTGTTGACCATGAGTTTGGTAAGTAAGGAGTTGAGTAGCGGGTCTATTCGTTTGTTGTATTCTTCTCCGATTACGAATACCCAGATTATCGTGGGAAAATTCTTCTCCATGATGATTTACGGTCTTATCATGATTGGTATTTTATTCTTGATCACGCTTTGTAGCTGGGCAGTCGTTAAGGATTTTGAATTATCCATGGTTTTAACGGGGTTGTTGGGATTATACTTGTTGATCTGTGCTTACGCGGCTATCGGTATTTTCATGTCCAGTCTGACTTCTTATCAAATCGTGGCAGCTATCGGTACGTTTGCCGTGTTAATGGTATTAAGCATGATTGGTGGATGGTGGCAGGATTACGATTTTATTCGTGACGTGACTTACTGGTTGTCCATGCCCGGGCGAAGCGGAAAGTTTATTGCCGGTTTGATTTGTAGCGAGGATGTTCTTTATTTCGTTATCGTGGTTTGCCTTTTCTTGGCATTAACGATTATTCGTTTGAACTCGGTTCGTCAGAAAATTCGCTTCGTGATTACTTTAGGAAGAAATATCGGTGTTATTTTCTTAGCTTGTTTCTTGGGATATTTGTCTGCACTTCCGCAGATGAAACTTTACCATGATGCGACGTCAACGAAAATGAACACGTTGACCCCGAATAGCCAGGATATCGTGGCGAAGTTGGATGGTGGTATGACAATAACTACTTACATTAATGCTCTTGATCCGGGTGCATCTTGGTATGCTGCTCCTTATTTCCTGAAACCGGATATGGAGCGTTTCGAGCAATATTTACGTTTCAAACCGGATATGAAGTTGAAATACGTGTACTATTATGATACCACGGCGAACCCCATGCTGGACAGAAGATTCCCGAACGCAACACTTCGCGAGAAAATGGTGGAGGTTTGTAAGATCTACGGTTTGGATTCCAACAAGTTTATGGCTCCGGAGGAAATTCGAAAAATTATTGATTTGTCGGGAGAAAATAACACGTTCGTGCGTCAGATTGTTCGTGAAAATGGTGAAAAAGCATGGTTGAGAATATACAATGATATGCAACGTTTCCCGAGTGAAAAAGAGATTTCAGCCGCTTTCAAACGGATGGTGATGGATCTCCCGAAGGTCGGATTCGTGGAAGGCCACGGAGAACGTAGTTATTCTGGTGGTAAAGACCGTGATTATAGTGCGTTTGCTAATGATAAGGGTTTCCGTTACGCTTTGGAAAATCAAGGGTTTGATGTCGCAAAAGTTACGATGGATCAGCAAGTGCCTGAGGATATTAATATTATCGTGATTTCTGATATGCGGGAGTGGTTTACTCCGGAGCAGGAGGCTAATTTACAACAGTATATTGATCGGGGAGGTAATTTGTTCATCTTGGGAGAACCAAAACGTAGAGACGTGATGAATAATTTGTTTGCCAAGTTCGGTTACGAGATGACAACAGGTGTGCTGGTAAAGAGAGACACGAACCTGCAAGCTGACGTGATTCTTTCCTACCCGACGAAAGAGGCTGATAGTATTGCTTATGATTTTGGGGCAATGCGTAGTCGTCGTATGGTTATCACGACACCTAGTACCGCCGGATTGGAGCAAATTGCCGATAAGGGTTACACGGTGACGAATATGTTCAAAACTGACACGATCGGTGTTTGGAATGAATTGGAAACGACAGATTTTATTGATGATACCGTGCGTCTGAACCCGGCTATCGGTGAGGTCGAGAAGATCTATAATACCGTGGTTGCGT
The window above is part of the Butyricimonas paravirosa genome. Proteins encoded here:
- a CDS encoding Gldg family protein, with protein sequence MFKMIYNIARTELQMLFYSPVAWLILVVFGVQSGMLFADQLAGLVSSQEMGYDIQGSTISIFASRWGGVFTTMQNYLYFYIPLLTMSLVSKELSSGSIRLLYSSPITNTQIIVGKFFSMMIYGLIMIGILFLITLCSWAVVKDFELSMVLTGLLGLYLLICAYAAIGIFMSSLTSYQIVAAIGTFAVLMVLSMIGGWWQDYDFIRDVTYWLSMPGRSGKFIAGLICSEDVLYFVIVVCLFLALTIIRLNSVRQKIRFVITLGRNIGVIFLACFLGYLSALPQMKLYHDATSTKMNTLTPNSQDIVAKLDGGMTITTYINALDPGASWYAAPYFLKPDMERFEQYLRFKPDMKLKYVYYYDTTANPMLDRRFPNATLREKMVEVCKIYGLDSNKFMAPEEIRKIIDLSGENNTFVRQIVRENGEKAWLRIYNDMQRFPSEKEISAAFKRMVMDLPKVGFVEGHGERSYSGGKDRDYSAFANDKGFRYALENQGFDVAKVTMDQQVPEDINIIVISDMREWFTPEQEANLQQYIDRGGNLFILGEPKRRDVMNNLFAKFGYEMTTGVLVKRDTNLQADVILSYPTKEADSIAYDFGAMRSRRMVITTPSTAGLEQIADKGYTVTNMFKTDTIGVWNELETTDFIDDTVRLNPAIGEVEKIYNTVVALSRKVGNKEQKIILTGDADCISNGEFGRRVPGVRTANFSLITGSFFWMSDNEVPIDVRRPALPDNKVYVEKTGSKVIKWSFMIILPLLLAGIGIFLWIRRKGR
- a CDS encoding ABC transporter ATP-binding protein — encoded protein: MEEPIVKVEHLSHRYSIQWAVRDISFEIPRRGIYGLLGSNGAGKSTTMNIISGVIKQTEGQVFIKGIDARKRPVDAKRHIGFLPQKPPLYGDLTVEEYLIHCARLRWVADKDIIPAVDEVLAKCGITHFRKRLIKNLSGGYQQRVGIAQAIVHKPDLVIFDEPTNGLDPNQIMEIRHLIRDIAKDRTVILSTHILTEVQAVCDHILMIEEGKLVFMGTVDEFDNYIIPNSLYVSMIDPPVADELAKIEGVLGVEELGNRNFRIRFTEAQEVIDQIVKLSAANDWRLSEVRVEKSSLDNIFAELSKKAH
- a CDS encoding M23 family metallopeptidase, producing MKKTKWIWIWAAIGLILGIIIFWPSNRGNKEAILEASAVEEVVDTTEQQQIHYKYGIPDENFIIEEGTVGKNENLSLILSKYKVSPAKIHEISQRCKDVFDVRSIRRGQNYTLFLAQDSLRTPEFFIYEKNALEYVVIDFKETADVYVGKKDIVTKEKTVNIIINSNLWNAMVDAQTDPMLAVTLSDIYAWSIDFYGIAKGDSVRVLYEQSYVEDKPLQDFNVKAAIFTNSGKDFYAIPFEQNEKLAYFDEEGNSLQKTFLKAPLKYSRISSGFSNNRFHPVLKRYRAHHGVDYAAPTGTEVHTIGDGVVVKKAFQANGGGNYVTIKHNSVYTTTYMHLSKFAKGIQPGKRVKQGDVIGYVGSTGLATGPHLDFRVYKNGTPINPLKMSSPPKEPISPENMPRFIQTRDSLVKILKQTL